A DNA window from Anastrepha ludens isolate Willacy chromosome 6, idAnaLude1.1, whole genome shotgun sequence contains the following coding sequences:
- the LOC128868601 gene encoding SHC-transforming protein 1, with translation MPRNGCEANGGGANDGCTYPDELIMEQGVSFNVRYTGCVEVKTSMKLLNFETRTKVARECINRVCEAAGLKSAGKRRVDKKILQYISDQPHMQNAGTNVIINVSSRALDLVNAETGQRLTSHNMPHISFASGGDSDTLDFLAYIAKNENEWRACYVIECIGGQSEDLILTIGKAFMLRFNAIKHLKNQTGVNLNTPVENSKDYYNDLPDKLPPELLHENDLPPELKQQLLQQRLQQQQEQQQQQQQQQQQQQTQQSQLPQNKVGHLNLKKPRDRLSSNLIDLNSPPPDQTTTKMNLNNFDQMAGVEGACALPQAPVHDVFDMQPFSLSAEVQRSQLNTELWFHAGISRQIAENMLKNDGDFLVRESQGKHGQYVLTGLEVKTPKHLLLIDPEGVVRTKDRIFDSISHLINYHWANALPIISEDSELVLRNPVLRQSTVQHSAQQQQAVHHTAAGAAAAAAAATTATAMQHHQHHTLQQHTHHARPIVNS, from the exons ATGCCACGCAATGGCTGTGAGGCCAATGGCGGTGGTGCAAATGATGGTTGCACTTATCCCGATGAGCTGATCATGGAGCAGGGTGTCTCGTTCAATGTGCGG TACACCGGCTGTGTGGAGGTGAAGACTTCAATGAAATTGCTGAACTTTGAAACGAGAACCAAAGTTGCACG tGAATGCATCAATCGCGTCTGCGAAGCCGCCGGCCTCAAATCCGCTGGTAAACGGCGCGTGGATAAGAAAATCCTGCAGTATATATCCGATCAGCCACACATGCAAAATGCCGGCACAAATGTCATCATCAACGTGTCAAGTCGTGCGCTGGATTTGGTGAATGCAGAGACGGGTCAACGCTTAACCAGTCACAACATGCCACACATATCTTTTGCATCCGGCGGCGACTCG GACACTTTAGACTTTCTGGCATACATAGCCAAGAATGAGAACGAGTGGCGTGCTTGTTACGTGATCGAGTGCATTGGCGGACAGAGTGAAGATTTAATATTGACAATCGGCAAGGCGTTCATGCTGCGTTTCAATGCAATCAAACATTTGAA AAATCAAACCGGTGTAAATCTCAACACTCCAGTGGAGAATAGCAAAGACTACTACAATGACTTACCCGATAAATTGCCACCGGAATTGCTGCATGAAAACGATTTACCTCCTGAATTAAAGCAGCAATTACTGCAGCAACgattacaacagcaacaagaacaacaacaacaacagcagcagcagcagcaacaacagcaaacgcaACAGTCACAATTACCTCAAAACAAAGTGGGACATCTGAATTTGAAGAAACCACGTGACCGTCTCAGTAGTAATCTAATCGACTTGAATAGTCCGCCACCCGACCAGACTACCACCAAAATGAACCTCAACAATTTCGACCAGATGGCCGGTGTCGAGGGTGCGTGTGCGCTTCCACAAGCGCCCGTACATGATGTCTTCGATATGC AACCCTTTTCGCTCTCCGCCGAGGTGCAGCGCTCTCAACTAAATACCGAATTGTGGTTTCATGCGGGCATCAGTCGTCAAATAGCAGAGAATATGCTTAAGAATGATGGTGATTTTTTGGTACGTGAATCGCAGGGCAAGCACGGTCAATATGTGCTTACCGGTTTGGAGGTGAAAACACCCAAGCATTTGCTACTCATCGATCCGGAAGGCGTTGTGCGTACAAAGGATCGCATTTTCGATAGTATCAGTCACTTGATTAACTACCATTGGGCTAATGCATTGCCAATCATATCGGAGGATTCGGAATTGGTGCTGCGCAACCCGGTGCTGCGGCAATCCACAGTGCAACACAGTGCACAACAGCAGCAAGCAGTGCATCATACAGCAGCAGGTGCtgccgccgccgccgctgctGCCACTACCGCCACTGCAATGCAACATCATCAGCATCACACACTACAACAACATACGCATCATGCGCGACCGATTGTGAATTCTTGA
- the LOC128868716 gene encoding CUB and peptidase domain-containing protein 2-like, with the protein MFKFVILLSAFACVLGASVPEGLVPQLDGRIVGGAATTISSFPWQISLQRSGSHSCGGSIYSSNIIVTAAHCLQKVTASVLKVRAGSTTWNSGGVLIQVSAFKNHESYSSSASTNDIAVIRLASSLSFSSSIKAISLASSAPANGAAAAVSGWGTLTSGASSIPTTLQYVNVNIVSLSKCASNSYGYGSQVKGAMICAAASGKDACQGDSGGPLVSGGVLVGVVSWGYGCAYANYPGVYADVAALRSWVVRAASSLINLIDKILKTKFSDISNFRPLTCIFWQCAHRSPLGNAIKALAPQRIAIITFSNMFKFVILLSAFACVLGASVPEGLVPQLDGRIVGGAATTISSFPWQISLQRSGSHSCGGSIYSSNIIVTAAHCLQKVTASVLKVRAGSTTWNSGGVLIQVSAFKNHESYSSSASTNDIAVIRLASSLSFSSSIKAISLASSAPANGAAAAVSGWGTLTSGASSIPTTLQYVNVNIVSLSRCASNSYGYGSQVKGAMICAAASGKDACQGDSGGPLVSGGVLVGVVSWGYGCAYANYPGVYADVAALRSWVVRAASSV; encoded by the exons ATGTTCAAGTTCGTGATTCTATTGTCGGCATTCGCCTGCGTACTGGGCGCATCTGTACCTGAGGGTCTCGTCCCGCAATTGGATGGACGTATTGTCGGTGGTGCTGCTACCACGATCAGTTCCTTCCCATGGCAAATATCCTTGCAGCGTTCGGGCTCTCATTCTTGCGGTGGATCGATTTACAGCTCTAACATCATTGTAACCGCTGCTCACTGTTTGCAAAAGGTTACCGCTTCTGTGCTGAAGGTCCGCGCTGGTTCCACAACCTGGAACTCCGGCGGTGTATTGATACAGGTCTCCGCATTCAAGAATCACGAATCCTACTCCTCCAGCGCCTCTACCAACGATATTGCCGTTATCCGTTTGGCTTCTTCACTTTCGTTCAGTTCATCCATCAAAGCAATCAGTTTGGCTAGCTCAGCACCTGCCAATGGCGCCGCCGCTGCTGTGTCCGGCTGGGGTACTCTAACATCCGGTGCGTCGTCAATTCCCACCACATTGCAGTATGTCAATGTGAATATTGTCAGTTTGTCTAAGTGCGCTTCGAATTCCTATGGCTATGGTAGCCAAGTGAAAGGCGCCATGATCTGTGCTGCTGCCTCCGGCAAAGACGCTTGCCAGGGTGATTCTGGTGGCCCATTGGTATCTGGTGGAGTGTTGGTTGGTGTTGTATCCTGGGGTTACGGTTGTGCATACGCCAACTATCCAGGTGTGTACGCTGACGTGGCTGCTCTACGTTCGTGGGTGGTGCGCGCCGCTAGCTCa CTTATAAATCTTATtgataaaatactaaaaacgaAATTCTCTGACATATCTAACTTCAGACCTCTGACGTGCATATTTTGGCAATGTGCACATCGCTCGCCATTGGGAAACGCTATAAAAGCTCTGGCACCTCAGAGAATTGCTATCATAACATTTTCAAACATGTTCAAGTTCGTGATTCTATTGTCGGCATTCGCCTGCGTACTGGGCGCATCTGTACCTGAGGGTCTCGTCCCGCAATTGGATGGACGTATTGTCGGTGGTGCTGCTACCACGATCAGTTCCTTCCCATGGCAAATATCCTTGCAGCGTTCGGGCTCTCATTCTTGCGGTGGATCGATTTACAGCTCTAACATCATTGTAACCGCTGCTCACTGTTTGCAAAAGGTTACCGCTTCTGTGCTGAAGGTCCGCGCTGGTTCCACAACCTGGAACTCCGGCGGTGTATTGATACAGGTCTCCGCATTCAAGAATCACGAATCCTACTCCTCCAGCGCCTCTACCAACGATATTGCCGTTATCCGTTTGGCTTCTTCACTTTCGTTCAGTTCATCCATCAAAGCAATCAGTTTGGCTAGCTCAGCACCTGCCAATGGCGCCGCCGCTGCTGTGTCCGGCTGGGGTACTCTAACATCCGGTGCGTCGTCAATTCCCACCACATTGCAGTATGTCAATGTGAATATTGTCAGTTTGTCTAGGTGCGCTTCGAATTCCTATGGCTATGGTAGCCAAGTGAAAGGCGCCATGATCTGTGCTGCTGCCTCCGGCAAAGACGCTTGCCAGGGTGATTCTGGTGGCCCATTGGTATCTGGTGGAGTGTTGGTTGGTGTTGTATCCTGGGGTTACGGTTGTGCATACGCCAACTATCCAGGTGTGTACGCTGACGTGGCTGCTTTACGTTCGTGGGTGGTGCGCGCCGCAAGCTCAGtttaa